The Antennarius striatus isolate MH-2024 chromosome 8, ASM4005453v1, whole genome shotgun sequence nucleotide sequence AATTTCATGTATCAGTCTGCAGTGGAAAACTATTTGTATCTGGTggaatacaataaaaatgtcaaatatcagCATGGCtgttaaggaaaaaaaaggtgattaAAATGGTCATCAATGGGGCATTTTTGCCATGAAGGTGTCCAGAAAAATACTATTgctatgaaatgaaaataaccaCCAAAGCATAATCCCccttaaatggaaaataaataacaataataataataatgctaattatatatatatatatatatatatatatatatatatatatatatatatacacacacaggatttttcagtattaatttatttgtacaGTGCGTATTctcgcatcaacactcgcgacttcacctcattgcggattttggcaggcagtcacgtgataccgtacgtgcattctattgccTGACGGCATCGGAAGTGCGcaacgttccgtgagtctcggacttccgtgacaAACgtaagtgctttaaacagtcaataagagtgtgggaaaagtgtACATCAGTACCATTTTTAATCTATTTGAAGAGAATATAGCTAATATTAAGGTTTTTAAGTAGTTGTTTCATGTCTGCTATTAATATAGCAGACATGATTATACAACCATTTTAGTCTTCATCATTTCAACTTGATATTTAGAGCAATGTAGAACATTGATTGGGAAAATTCATTGAATTTTGAGGTCAACAATGTCCTTTCTGACCTATACAAATATTTCTATATCCTTTATTAAGGTCGCACAGGTCTAATATTTATTGGGGCTGATTTGGTTTGTGCTGATGAAATCAGCACCCAATCAATTTGACACACAATCCTTTAAGGCCAAACAATGCCTATATTCAAGTTCTGTAGGTTGCAGAGTGCATAACAATTGTTGTTAGacagtataatttttaataatttcaatCCTTTGATTATTTCGAAAatgtttaatatattaaaaataagttttctgtttttattgtttgttggcAATTAGCCAGGCAACTGAGATTTATCTTGTAATCACTTAGGTGTGATGATTCAGTTAATACTAAGATTGAATATATGAAGACTGAGATGTTACGTGGAGTCTTCCAATCCTTTCAAAGGGCAAGAAATTTTTTTAGCATAGACAGGTGGAAAATCGGAGTTGAACAAAACAAACGTTGCCTCATATTTGAGATTCCCCAGTCTGCTGCCCACTCCGAGAACcctaaaacaaaacataaaaaaaagaacatcagaTGATGTGGTATATGCAATGTGTTTGCAGCTATGGAAATAGTGCAACcctatttaaatgttaaaaaaaaatcatagttCTGAGTCTAGTATTCAAAATTAAACTGATGGCGGTTCATTGGTATTTCTAATTAAAAGCACTTAAAGTATGAAAAGTAtgcaaaattgaaaaatgtatttattgcaatatattcaaatattaaGACTAAAAtggattaattatttttaatatgctATTTTGAAGCTTATTCAAAACAATTAATCAGTAGTTCAGGTGGACACATGCTTCAGACTGAGTAAAGGAAGAGCATGTGCGATCACATGATGCTTACCTGTGACTGACTACTGGAAGGGTTTGTACTGCTGAAGTCTGAGtatctcttcttctgtggtgtggCAAAATAGGCAAGGAAATGGGCATACTCATCTCTCACCTGCAGAGAGCAGCAAAACAccaagattaaaagaaaaatctttgcCTTTTGTGgttgaaatattattatttctgttgtgTTAACTGTGGTATTAGTTAAACAGACATAAACCCTACCTGTTTGGACAATAGGCAGTGCATAATGAAGACCAGCATTCCTTGCAGGCTGTTTAGGATAGTGAACACATATTCTACGAAAGTAGGGCCCTCTTCAAACAGGAAGACCCCAAAAATCCACATCAGTCCAAGTACACACATCTGGGCAATAGCTGTCACTGTGAACGCTCTACAGAGGTACAAGCAGGAAGTGGAGTGGGTGATCATAGAAAAAGGAAACAGGGAGAGAGACAAATTGCTTTCAGCACAAAGAGTTGGATGACTCAGTTATCATATGAGCATCTGTAAATCCCCAGAAgagtgaaacaaaaaatatttttttcacgaCTTCACTAGCGaatcatcaatcaaacaaagAGAAACACTCTCAAAGCATGGATATTTTCCTTTAAGTTCACATTCTTAGTTTATTGTACTCAAGTGAATATCACTGTTTGATGAAACACCCATAAAATCGTCCTCCTTTGACACCTGATTTGAGAGGGATTTACTTTTATCTGTATTTCAACTCTTAAAACCAATcttaattattcattcactaCTTTTTGAGTCGTGGAACAAGTTCAGGGGTTACGTTGACAGAGCAAGAGCAGACACACAAAAGCCAAATGCAGTTAACCAAACACAGATATTGACTAACTTAATTTTGTGTAGTTTGGTGAGATCTGGGTTGAGACTAGAAAACTTCTGGACAAGCCTCCAGACTGTGATGATAAAAAAGAAGAtgttgaggatgatgatgaagcatACAGGGCCAAAGAAACTCCATATGAGGCCATCTTCCAGGGACAGCCAGCAGCTAGTTGGGAGAAAGGAAACACATGTGCATGATTTGGTTTAAGTTACGTCAACACAATACATAACAATAGGTCTGTGTAATCCAGTGATTATCGCTGTCATATGTTAGGTATGCAACCGTACACATTACATCACACTCACTGCCTAACAGTTCCATATCCATTTGACCTGATGATGACAGatatgatgacaataaaaagaGGCGTCCCATAACCAATGAGAAACAAGTGGAGGGGCCGCATTGTGGCATTGAACACCAGGATCACCATACGGTACAGCTGAACTCCTTCCAACAGCATCCAGGTAAACACTcccaaaaagaagaaatggagtACCACTGCAATAAATCTGCAGCCACCCTGTGATACAACATAAGcacatgaagaaagaaagatcagagacacaggtgcagAGAAAGGAAATGTTAATGTGTTTACAGCAGTAATCTGGCTGaaattctcattcattcattttctgagaCCAGTTGCGTGGGAGtagagcttatcccagctgtcttTGAGTGGCAAAGTACGCCCTGAACAAGTCATCAGGTCATCAGAGAAACTCAGCTATTTTTTTCCAATAAGAAACAACTATTGTAATAATTGCATTATCACATTCTATCATATTGATTAAATAGGGTCCAGTGGTGGAAAAAGCCATTAGAGTAGAAAgttttatcaattaaaaccTGCCACTCACAAATATAGAGTAGTATAATACACTTTGTTTCTCTGATACTATTTACTCAGCTGTACCATTCCTATTTGTTCCAGACAAGTATTAagtattaataaatattaattctaTTGTAGGCCTGAAATAAGAGTAATGAAATATAGTAATAGAAATGGGAGTTTGagatttaacattaaagaaacattCATGTGAACAGCACCTCCTCACTTAATGAACTGATGCTTGCGGAAACATACCAAAGTTTTAGTTTGTGAAATGCCAGCAAGAAAGAAGAGGTCAGCCATAAAGAGGCAGATACACAGGTGAAGGTGAATCGTATTACGGGTCCCTTGTATGGAGCGGCAGAATTTGAATGTCAGGATGCACAGTATGAGGCACAGCAGGGAGATGGTCAATCCAATCTTAGTCACCAACAGGAGGCCAAAAGGGTGCTGGTGGAGAAAACAGGATAACTCTTACAGGCATCAATTTAAGATAATCATTTACAACATAATGACACATTGACAAGCACATTCTTTGTACTTCTCTTGGTAACGCAGTAAGTAAGATCAAGAAGGGTGTAATACAATATTGACATACTATCAAAATGGTAAACTTTGCAAGTTACAGTTCCCTTTTTCTACCTCAAGCAGATGTGGAATAAAATAAGATTTCAATTACAGATACCTGACAATTGTAATACATTTTTCCTACCCTTTCTCAAAGAAAATACCATTGTCCTTCACCGCTGAATGCTCCCCTTGTGTCCTCCATCTAGTTGCTAACTTAAAAGTCCCgtattgtgcttttttaaattaatgtctttcagctgccagatgtccatctacactgtatttgaaatgtcttgccccaaaatgatccgtggtcctcaatctttgattgaatattgatcaaatcaTTTCCAGTCCAGACGCTTCGCTTAAAAGGGCGACACATGAACACACGCACACTACTGTCTGCTCGCACTTAGTGGTAGTCAAGGACTTTTAAACATTTAGTAACACCGTTACTACATATTTTCTACtgatttttcttgtgtttttcactGTTGTTTTTCACATAACTGTTCATTTTTCTGCGATAATCAAACCTCCACATTCTGGGAGCATCCCATTCACTGAAGTACATTAGACTGCATTTGCTTAGCTCCCTAGTTGGCAAGCcatctctcattgtccgtgaCGATTATCgagaaacacagctttaattacctcCTGTCTGTAATCATCTTTTGTCGACTCAACTGATTTCTGTCcaatttgcaaacactgtgtgtttttctctacAAATCTTCCGCGATGTTTACAGTCTCAGTACGAGCTTTCATCTTGTGTTTCCGCAATGGGCAATGTGTCACAttcagctgactgagaaagtagcTCCATGCTTATCGCAGAAAAATTAACAGTTGTATCACGCAACTCAAGagtgaaaaacatgagaaaaataagaagaaaatggGGAGTAACGAAGATACCGAAAGAAAAACTTCTAGACTATGGTAAGTGTGAGCGTATGGTAGGGCGCACGTCCATGTGGTACTTGTAAACACAGctggagttggggggggggtgcaggtgTTGACAGAGGGAACTCAGAGGCCATTCTCTTTAAACGAAGCGTCTGGAAGTGATGTGGTTAATTTTCAATCAAAGATTTtaaggaccacggatcagtttggagcaagacatttcaaatactgtacatgtagttGGACATCAGGGAGCTAAATGAAACTAATTTACAAAGTATAATATGTTAACTTTAATACAAACATTTTTGTCTCAatggttgttgtggtttctggggATGTAAACCATACCATAAATGGTGTTTTGGAAAGCTTAAAAAGAATTTTCAGTAAACACAAGATTCCCATACACTTCAAACCTTGTAACACACTTAGACAGAAGCTAGTTCACCCTAAGGACAAAACACCACACCACAATCAGCAATGTAGTGTATGTTGTCCAGTTCAGCTAGGAAAGCAGTGACTTGTACAGACACAGAGAACAAAAAATTGCTCCACAAGCATTTGGCTCAACACAGGAGAGTCAACAATCCTCATATAAATGTTCAGGTTTTCGCCAGGGAAGACATGGATTGAGAGAGGAGTTAAAGAAGCCATTTTTATCAAACTGGAGCACCCATCTCTGAATAAAAGAGAAGGATTTAGACACGATCTATCAGCCACCTACAATGCAGTATCAACCTCAAACCCCAGAAACCACAACCATTCAAACTTCATTGCAACACACCATAGCAGCTCACATGAGAGTGGGCGAGATGACGGTTCTCTTAAGAATAGTATCAACTGCTAACAAGACTTATTGTTTTGTAGCTTCAGTCATTTCTATTGTTTTCTTCTCTAAGAGGAGTATAAACATCTGGACTGTATCAGGCACTTGGAACtgtagataaatagatagatagactttgAAAACTCttgatgagagatgaaacatctCCAACCAACCATtcacaagtccagttgattagTTTTTGCCGTTCTTGATTTACGCCGATCAGGATGACTGACAACCTTCACAGAGcataatgaattttattttacttattagTCATAATTTTGAGGTTACATATATGGGAATGTGCTCCTACTGACCGAAATTATTTTACCTGTTTCCAACCGTGAATTGCTGAATGTCAGCATTTAAAATTGCCTTATCTTAATGGGGatactaattaaaaaaacaaaaacaaactatacAATTGCTAAATTTCATGGTGAGATTGACATGTTATTTAGGTTTTCATGGTATGTGTGTCTGCTTACCTTCATAGGGTAGAGTGCCATGAGTACAGCAAAGCTGGTCAGATGTTCACAGGTacataaagtgtgtgtgatgttggaTTGCTTTTGATAGCAGCCATCTGTGGACCAGGTTCCTCTCTCACTCCAGTACACACAGATATATTTCACCTCTGGAGACTCATCTATGtccttttcaaaaaatatatcaCTTATGTcagaaacattatttatttaaagcttAATTTTCATCAGCAGTACTTAGATGACAAGTAAAACAGGGAAGGTTTTTAATTCACCTTCAGTCAAGCTGACTGTATGACAGGTGGGCATACCTGTAGATGTCTGAAGGTGATGTTGACAGGGTGGCTTAAGTTCTCAGTAGATGGGTTAGAGACCACAACAGATGCAACTGCTGAGGAGACCTGAAAAGAGGGGTGCACGCCatctttttcatattttgtcaGCTCCTCAAAAGAGTGATTACCTGAGAGTTCAAGGTTCCTGTGGATCAACAATGCAGCCAAAGCAAAACCTGGAAAGGACAATGTTAAAGAAGATAATGGAGCCcaaaaaaagtctaaaagtAATATTTGATGGACATGAAATTCTTGAAGAGAAgcgaagagaagagaagagaagagaagagaagagaagagaagagaagagaagagaagagaagagaagagaagagaagagaagagaagagaagagaagagaagaagttTACCAGTGTAAGGTCCTGTTCCGACTGCTGTTGTCCAGTCAGTATCGAGTGAAGCCTTTTCAGTTGTAAGATGAATAGATCCAAAAGGTCGAGTTTTTCCCCTATGCACAGCTATCTCTACATCTGTTTTGACAGggacatttatttgacattaagATTACAGTTACAAATACAATCTGAACACCATGGTTGAGCTTATGGACATTGCTTGCCTCTCTTGGTAGTCTCTAACATTTTGTAACTGTCGTTGAGCTGTGGACCAATAAGCAGAATGGAGTTTTCCACTGTACTGAGCAATCTGGTAACATCTTCACTGTTCAGGGAACCAGAGGACAGAATAGTCTCGGTTGTTGTGAACAGTTTCTGTTCAAAGTTGAATAATGCaagaggagaaaatgagaataCTGTATGAGTTTCTGTGTGTAAAAAtggatgtatttgtgttttaaatttgcTTCTCTGACCTGCAGTAGTGCCTCTCCATCAGCTTTTGCTTCACCAATGACACTTGAGTTAGAAAGAGCCAAACAGTTGTTTCTCATCATCAACAAAATATCTGCCAGGCCTCCAAGCAACtaagacacagaaagagagaataaCGAGACTATTCAGTTTGTGGTATACTTGagtttataaatattataagaCACTAAGCTACAGATTGGTTTTGTAAATTAGTGGAAAAGTGTGTtcttttaatgttctttttaatGTTCGTTTAATCTATTGTGGTCTTCTttatactaaataaataaaaatttacaagACCTTCATAAATTATATGAATTTCTGAtgactttaattcatattttggTATTTAAGCATGCAGCTTACCGTTACAGACTCATTTTTAGCATTGAAGCCATCACAGTCGAGTTCTGGATGGAAAATATGAGATTATGATCTCACCAGTTCATTTTTGACGCATTCAATGCAGTGACATCTGATAATATCAAGTGCATGATAGGCAGATTATTTTTGGAGAGTGTGAACAAGAATATGCTTAAAATTAGGACATATAAACCATGAAATGTATGAGGTGTAATTGGTACATTCAAGGACTCAGTTTTAGAAAACCTAGAGAATTAACTTTTCAACATAGTATATTTTCTAAATAGACATAATCTAGTGGTTGTGGAGGATACAGATTACTTCTTTACAGAAAGTAGTCCACAATATGCAAAATGTCATCACTGCTATCAAAACAATGATCACTCAGCTCCTTCCTCATCTCATTGAAGAGATAGTGGTAGAAGTCAAGCCTAACGTTTTCTCAAACATTGGTGACACTGATCACTTTCAATTCACTGAAGCAGAAACACCACAAAGGCGATCAATCtgaaatttgaataaaattacaGCAATGTAGCCCTTCTATTTTAGGATGGAGATATAGCAATCAAACATATTTAAagtaatgtacagtatgtggatGATGATAGTTGATTAGAGGATTGCATACACTCACTTGAGCAAGGGATCCTTTCCCTGCCATAATTAGTGTATCCTTGTGGACACTTGCACCAATAACTCCCTTCAACGTTGTTACAAGTTCCTTTATCTCCACATACGTACTCTTTCATTTCAGCCTCGTTGCACTCATTTATGTCTGTATAAAGTGGACAACAGAGGCAGAAGTAATCATTGCCATTATTCAAGAGCAAGGATTTTAACGAAACCAGTCAGAAACAAACCTGAATGCAATGTAATTGGAAAAACATATTTGCAGAGTGAGCAGTGATATTAGTGTTTTATTGTTGCTAAAAGGTTTTGGCAGACATTTTCCAAGTTGTCAATGTTGAGAGTTTATTTGCAAATAACTCTCAAAGCTGCAATTTGAAGAAgagtgaaacaggaaatgatacAACAGTTTAAGCCACAATATAGGAAGTAAAAATAGTCGAAccatgaagaaagaaaagcttAAATTAAGTCATTCATCGCAATATTCCTGAAGTCAAGTTGTGAGTGCCCAGATTCCTGCATAGAGTTTGATTTGAATGTTAAACTATATTCTGTTCAAAATACCAGGGATGTTGTCATAGATGTTTGTAAGAGTCAGTGATCAACACCAGGATTTCCATGAAGAAAATCTTGTCACTACAATCATTCACCTCTTAAGCTTAAAGTTAATGGAAATTCATTTGCACTCATTGTGATGATGTGCATCTTCCTAGACACAGCATCAGTTATCTTCAATTTACAGTGACCTAGCCACTACTCACCAATGCAGGATCCTTGCCTGTTCCTGTTATTGGTGAATCCAAAATGGCACGTGCACTGAAAGCTCCCAATCAGGTTGGAACAATTACCTCCATGACCACAGATGTTGATGTAGTGGTTATCTGTGCATTCATTGTTGTCTGATAGAATAGTGAGTGAAGATGATTGAGACCATTTAGTCAAGAAACAGGCAttgcttttacacacacacacaaacacaaacacgcagACCTTGGCACTGTCCATCTAACCCGGTGAAGTTAACAGTCCCTTTAATATTGTTGAAGCCAGGCAAACACTGACAGTAATAACTGCCATTTGTGTTGGTACAATTTGTGTGCTTCCCACAGACATCTGGGAATTCGTGGCACTCATCCACATCTGCAGACATGGATACACATACAGACAGcataggggaaaaaaattagtCATCAAACTTACAGGTCAATACATAGTATACACATGTTATTGCAGACTGTATTTCAATGTATGCTGTAATTAGTAAACTCCTAACTTGTAAGTTCTCTGTTCAGCAATATCTCTTATTTGCTTTTACCCTCCACTCCTCTGACGATCAGCATTATCAGGTTATCGCACAAAGTTTTAGGAcatttgcattttctttattgGTCATTTCAAATTACACTAATCTcagaatttaaaacaaatgcattgatCATCCAATCTGAATGGACTGGAATCCAGTCAAATCCATACTAAAACAATTCCCATAATGAATGATACATTTCCTGATTAATTACTATAAGATAAGATCACTTATCTACTTCTACTTCAGAATATTCAAATATTGGTAGATAGCAAGACAGAAGTGAAAAGAGTTGATAGGTATTACCAATACAGCGACGGCCTACTGAATACAAGCCCTGCTGACATTCACAGAGACCTTCCCCCAGCATACACAATAATCCTGtaggaacagaaacagaacccaGGTTTAATACACAAGAAATCTTACAGTAGCAGAAGTGAATTCAAACCTCTGTACTGTGCTCCCTCGGGCATTCATGCATCAAAGCTCGCGACTTCATCTCATCACAGAATTTTGGTAGGCAGCCAAATGACGCacattctactggctgacggcatccggaggtacgctccgttccgtgagtctcagacttacgtgagacacaaaagtactgtTTCCGACACCgataagagtgttggaaaaagtaatacagatataaggtggtttaatatcggtatggggacagtcataaacgtttaaattaccataaataataagataaatagttcatcgctctaTTGCTGAATTCAGTCATCGCGTGTAgttcctggaactcattaatcgcaaagaacgagggcacactgcattttgaaattttttgaaTTGGTTAAACAACTTTATTCAACCAATTAGAAATTTATGGTGCAGTACAAATtaacataaatgtattttttaaaaataaacctgctGGTGTTACTGGTGCAGTTGATTTTCATACAGTTTTGCTTCTCAgatgaacattttttaattagtaTTTCACTCGGTACTTCAGGTGTTTCCCTCTTCAACAGTATCACCAATTAAGTAGTAACTGAGTAAGTCCTCTTCAATTCACAGAAAGTTTTcttaaaagagaaataaattccaaaatgcatttttcatacCACTCCTGAAGGCACACTCCACTTCACTAACAATGTTACTCTGCTATATTTTCCAAACCCTCATACTTCCATTCTAAAACTTAACCAATGAATCACTCAAAGTCCTGGGAGCAGAAAACTGATTGATCTGTAATGGAACTATTTGGAGGATAATCATCGTATATTATAGATGTAACTTGGCTCTAAACAACATGACTCCAGTAGAACTAGTTACTCTCAAATCAGTCTAATCTGTTGTTCCAGATGCAATTATGTTGGATGTTCATTTATAGTATTTACAGACGTTTGTTTTTTCTGGTGAAGCCTTATTATTTCAATAATTGTGACTTTTCATTTAGCACTAACCACTATAAGCAAGTTTTCATTAAATTCTGTGAAATATTGTATGCCACTGTTAACtacatgtttatttgtactATTGTACTatttgtacaatttcctccgggattaataaagtatctatctatctatctatctatctatctatctatctatctatctatctatctatctatctatctatctatctatctatctatctatctatctatctatctatctatctatctatctatctatctatctatctatgtttaTTCATGGATTGGTTCTCTTAACAGTTTATGACAGGTCATGAGGGAATGAGCCTCacccagctgacattgggttTGAGGAGAGGTACGTCCTGAACAAGTTACCAGTTTATaacagggccacatgaaagacaaacaatcaaacTCAACATCCATGTCTATGGGCAATGTAGAGTTGTTAGGTTCTCAGATATTTTCATTACTAGGCTGAAATAACACACTTCTAATTTGTGCTCTGATACAAAATGTCAAGCATACAGTTGCTACTTTTTATGTAGTAATTGTAATGAAGACTCATATAAAATCACATCAGTATGCACAGAGGAAAACACGTATTCAACTTAGACTTTGTTACAGGTGAGTTTTAAGGATGTGAACCATCAAATCAGATTGTACTAACAATGACAACTGTGATGAGTCAAACTGGCTTTATTTGGTGATCCCCTGGCATTTTGAGTGAAATATTTTAAGTGTTGGACTGTTTGCCAAGATTTGGGGAGCAGATTTTCTGTTCACATCTGTAAGAACTGTAAAGAGTTGGagaaagaagaaatgttttatattaagACTCTGGATTACACTTAATACCACCACATCATAACAGACATGCAGTCACATGTCCTTATGGCACTGATAACTCAGAAAACAGTGGTGTCTTCACATGATGTTAGGTCCCACAGTAGCACTATTTTATGAAAACTGGGTCAAATTTGTCACACTCTGACTGAGTAACTAGACAGAAGTTAAGAcaaaacatgtgaaaacaatTTGCAATTTATAAAATCATTCTTTATGTTTATCTCTGCATGTtgtattagattaaaaa carries:
- the LOC137600344 gene encoding adhesion G protein-coupled receptor E5-like; translation: MRYYQSWWSIWFAFDMRSGKELFILGLLCMLGEGLCECQQGLYSVGRRCIDVDECHEFPDVCGKHTNCTNTNGSYYCQCLPGFNNIKGTVNFTGLDGQCQDNNECTDNHYINICGHGGNCSNLIGSFQCTCHFGFTNNRNRQGSCIDINECNEAEMKEYVCGDKGTCNNVEGSYWCKCPQGYTNYGRERIPCSKLDCDGFNAKNESVTLLGGLADILLMMRNNCLALSNSSVIGEAKADGEALLQKLFTTTETILSSGSLNSEDVTRLLSTVENSILLIGPQLNDSYKMLETTKRDVEIAVHRGKTRPFGSIHLTTEKASLDTDWTTAVGTGPYTGFALAALLIHRNLELSGNHSFEELTKYEKDGVHPSFQVSSAVASVVVSNPSTENLSHPVNITFRHLQDIDESPEVKYICVYWSERGTWSTDGCYQKQSNITHTLCTCEHLTSFAVLMALYPMKHPFGLLLVTKIGLTISLLCLILCILTFKFCRSIQGTRNTIHLHLCICLFMADLFFLAGISQTKTLGGCRFIAVVLHFFFLGVFTWMLLEGVQLYRMVILVFNATMRPLHLFLIGYGTPLFIVIISVIIRSNGYGTVRHCWLSLEDGLIWSFFGPVCFIIILNIFFFIITVWRLVQKFSSLNPDLTKLHKIKAFTVTAIAQMCVLGLMWIFGVFLFEEGPTFVEYVFTILNSLQGMLVFIMHCLLSKQVRDEYAHFLAYFATPQKKRYSDFSSTNPSSSQSQGSRSGQQTGESQI